A single window of Caldimicrobium thiodismutans DNA harbors:
- a CDS encoding YbaB/EbfC family nucleoid-associated protein, with protein sequence MQLPKELQKLFKEVQRMQKKMEETTKALEEKTVTVQVGGGMVKVTANGRQEILAIEVEEELLKPEEREMLQDLIVAGVNEALKKVKVMMEEEMAKITGGLALPPGFKLPGF encoded by the coding sequence ATGCAATTACCCAAGGAGCTTCAAAAACTTTTTAAAGAAGTCCAGCGGATGCAAAAGAAAATGGAGGAAACTACCAAAGCCCTTGAAGAGAAAACAGTTACAGTCCAGGTAGGGGGTGGAATGGTAAAGGTTACTGCCAATGGTCGGCAGGAAATCCTTGCGATTGAGGTGGAAGAGGAGCTTTTAAAACCTGAAGAGCGGGAGATGCTTCAAGATTTAATTGTGGCAGGAGTGAATGAGGCCTTAAAGAAGGTAAAGGTCATGATGGAAGAGGAAATGGCTAAAATAACAGGAGGCCTGGCCCTGCCTCCGGGTTTTAAACTACCTGGCTTTTAA
- the recR gene encoding recombination mediator RecR — protein sequence MQNHYPPTLKKLISALSSLPGIGEKSASRLSLFLLSKPGLCEFLGDLIKELPFRVRLCKFCRNLSEEEVCGICKDKTRERELLCIVENPVNLLHLESIGIYKGYYYVLHYLLSPKEGFGPKELGLDSLLHLIQERGVKEVILALSPTLSGEATSAYIAEILKPFPLTITKLACGIPMGMEIQFADPLTLKKAFQGREHLKGG from the coding sequence ATGCAAAACCACTATCCACCCACTCTAAAAAAACTTATTTCTGCTCTTAGTAGTCTCCCTGGAATTGGTGAAAAAAGCGCAAGCAGGCTTTCCCTTTTCTTACTCTCCAAACCAGGGCTTTGCGAATTTCTGGGGGATCTAATTAAAGAACTTCCCTTTAGAGTGAGGCTCTGTAAATTCTGCCGTAATCTTTCAGAGGAAGAGGTCTGTGGGATTTGCAAAGATAAAACCCGAGAAAGGGAGCTACTTTGTATTGTGGAAAATCCTGTCAATCTTCTTCATCTTGAAAGTATTGGAATTTATAAGGGATATTATTATGTCTTACACTATCTCCTTTCCCCTAAGGAAGGCTTTGGACCAAAGGAGCTTGGTTTAGATAGCCTTCTGCACCTTATTCAGGAGCGCGGGGTAAAAGAAGTTATCTTAGCTCTCTCTCCAACTCTCTCAGGTGAGGCAACCTCTGCCTATATCGCAGAGATCTTAAAACCCTTTCCCTTGACTATTACCAAGCTTGCCTGTGGAATTCCCATGGGTATGGAGATTCAATTTGCTGATCCTTTAACCCTTAAAAAGGCCTTTCAGGGTAGAGAACATCTGAAAGGAGGATAA
- a CDS encoding class II fructose-bisphosphate aldolase, with protein sequence MENLDQIVYQAVFEETPEEKSQKLKNLILTLNEKGYRGYSIYPLYQKFSEKFLGFTVPAFNIRGMTYDVAKRVFRVAKRLRVGAFIFEIAKSEMGYTRQDPLEYATVILSAALKEEYRGPVFIQGDHFQLNRKSFFTNPEREKGNLKKLIQEALSAQFYNIDIDASTLVELERETLDEQQRFNYEVTAELAEYIRTYEPEGITVNLGGEIGEIGGHNSTPEELRAFMEGFKRVFKGKVGISKISVQTGTAHGGVVLPDGSVAEVALDFNVLKTLSRLARDEFGLAGAVQHGASTLPEEAFYKFPECECVEVHLATGFQNFLYDHPALPQDFREKIYNYLKTNLKQEWKEGQSEAQFLYKTRKKGFGIFKREWWDLPSETKEAILSDMEGLFEKIFRALQVTGTQEIIQGLYKTCQAS encoded by the coding sequence ATGGAAAACCTTGATCAAATAGTTTATCAGGCTGTTTTTGAGGAAACTCCAGAAGAAAAAAGTCAAAAATTGAAGAATTTAATTCTTACTCTCAATGAAAAAGGCTATAGAGGATATTCAATTTATCCCCTTTATCAGAAATTTTCTGAAAAATTTCTTGGCTTTACTGTGCCTGCTTTTAATATCAGGGGAATGACCTATGATGTAGCTAAGAGGGTCTTCAGAGTGGCCAAAAGGTTAAGGGTTGGGGCCTTTATCTTTGAGATTGCCAAATCAGAAATGGGCTATACTCGGCAAGATCCCCTTGAATATGCAACAGTAATACTTTCTGCTGCTTTAAAAGAGGAATATAGGGGCCCGGTTTTTATTCAAGGAGACCACTTTCAACTTAACCGCAAATCTTTTTTTACCAATCCCGAAAGGGAGAAGGGAAACCTGAAAAAGCTCATTCAAGAGGCCCTCTCAGCCCAATTTTATAATATTGATATTGATGCCTCAACCCTGGTAGAGCTTGAAAGGGAGACCCTTGATGAACAGCAAAGATTTAATTATGAGGTTACAGCTGAACTTGCAGAATATATAAGAACCTATGAACCAGAAGGAATAACTGTAAATCTGGGTGGCGAGATAGGGGAGATAGGTGGACATAATAGCACTCCGGAAGAACTGAGGGCCTTTATGGAGGGCTTTAAGAGGGTTTTTAAAGGAAAAGTGGGTATATCCAAAATTAGTGTGCAGACTGGAACTGCCCATGGTGGGGTGGTTCTTCCTGACGGAAGTGTGGCAGAGGTAGCTCTGGATTTTAATGTTTTAAAAACCCTTTCTCGTCTTGCAAGAGATGAATTTGGCTTGGCAGGAGCTGTTCAGCATGGGGCTTCAACTCTTCCTGAAGAGGCCTTTTACAAATTTCCAGAGTGTGAATGCGTGGAGGTACATCTTGCTACCGGTTTTCAAAACTTCCTTTACGATCATCCTGCTCTTCCTCAAGACTTTAGAGAAAAAATCTATAACTATTTAAAGACCAATCTGAAACAGGAATGGAAAGAAGGACAATCAGAGGCCCAGTTTCTTTATAAAACCCGTAAAAAGGGTTTTGGAATCTTTAAAAGGGAGTGGTGGGATCTCCCCTCAGAGACCAAAGAGGCTATCCTTTCAGATATGGAGGGGCTCTTTGAAAAAATTTTCAGGGCTCTACAAGTCACAGGGACACAAGAGATTATCCAAGGGCTTTATAAAACTTGCCAGGCAAGCTGA
- the dprA gene encoding DNA-processing protein DprA — translation MEEKLLFLGLYLKEKGAFRCVKWAEDLNFTDSLLKENKEDLLNLKKLAQREIERAEKEGIQILFLGDQAFPQELKAIPYPPLFLYIKGEIPSAPKLAIVGSRKPTPYGKEVTERFAEELTCAGICLVSGLARGVDTIVHRVCVERGGKTIAILGSALDVIYPAENRSLYERICASGGAILSEFPLGTKPKRENFPRRNRLISGLSKGVLVIEAGEKSGTLITARWAQEQGKEVFAVPGSIFSEQSQGTHYLIKEGAIPVTSPKEILEFFGLESSTFKEKVKIPLSAEEEKVLSLMSSYPIHFEEIVSQTGYSPPLLLQILTELELKNLILSLPGKFYKALG, via the coding sequence ATGGAAGAGAAACTCCTCTTTCTCGGACTCTATCTTAAAGAAAAAGGGGCCTTTAGATGCGTAAAATGGGCAGAGGATTTAAATTTTACGGATAGTCTGCTCAAAGAGAATAAAGAAGACCTTTTAAATTTAAAAAAGCTTGCCCAAAGGGAGATAGAAAGGGCTGAGAAAGAAGGGATTCAGATCCTTTTCCTTGGAGACCAGGCCTTTCCTCAGGAACTTAAGGCAATTCCCTATCCTCCTCTTTTTCTCTATATCAAGGGAGAGATTCCTTCTGCCCCTAAGCTTGCTATAGTTGGTTCAAGAAAGCCTACTCCCTATGGGAAAGAAGTTACAGAAAGATTTGCTGAGGAACTTACATGCGCAGGAATTTGCCTTGTCTCTGGCCTTGCCAGAGGAGTTGATACTATCGTCCATAGAGTATGTGTGGAAAGGGGTGGCAAAACTATAGCTATTCTTGGGTCTGCTTTAGATGTAATCTATCCAGCGGAAAACAGGTCTCTTTACGAGAGAATATGTGCATCTGGAGGGGCAATTCTCTCAGAATTTCCACTGGGCACTAAACCAAAAAGGGAAAACTTTCCCCGAAGGAATAGATTGATCTCTGGTCTCTCAAAGGGAGTTCTTGTAATAGAGGCTGGAGAAAAAAGCGGAACCCTGATTACCGCAAGATGGGCCCAAGAACAAGGTAAAGAGGTCTTTGCAGTCCCAGGTAGTATCTTTTCTGAACAAAGTCAGGGCACTCACTATTTAATCAAAGAGGGAGCTATCCCTGTAACAAGCCCCAAAGAGATCCTTGAGTTCTTTGGACTGGAAAGTTCTACATTTAAAGAAAAAGTTAAAATCCCTTTAAGTGCTGAAGAAGAAAAGGTGCTCTCCTTAATGTCTTCTTATCCTATTCACTTTGAAGAAATTGTCTCACAAACAGGCTACTCGCCACCTCTTCTTCTCCAGATTCTAACTGAACTTGAATTAAAAAATCTTATCCTCAGCTTGCCTGGCAAGTTTTATAAAGCCCTTGGATAA